From Desulfuromonas soudanensis, the proteins below share one genomic window:
- a CDS encoding nitroreductase family protein — translation MFNDIMNVIQQRRSVRLFEDKAVSESDLQNVLDAANHAPSAHNQQSWRFIVVSGEKKRELAGLVNEKAAGFPKASSALLRMASRSISSAPVVVGVVTTGEMTRHATGLFSPDQKKARDFFRTMEIQSSAAAIQNLLLAATALRLSSVWLGILILINEDVLNLFEETEGELMAVIPLGYSEKVKAMPPKKSLETRVKYIHR, via the coding sequence GTGTTCAACGATATTATGAACGTCATACAGCAGAGGCGAAGCGTCAGATTGTTTGAAGACAAGGCTGTTTCCGAATCCGACCTGCAGAACGTCCTTGATGCGGCAAATCATGCCCCCTCGGCGCACAATCAGCAGTCGTGGCGATTTATTGTCGTCAGTGGAGAAAAGAAACGAGAGCTGGCCGGCCTGGTGAACGAAAAAGCTGCCGGATTCCCCAAAGCCTCCTCGGCACTTCTTCGGATGGCGTCGCGAAGCATATCCAGCGCCCCTGTGGTGGTGGGGGTCGTCACCACGGGTGAAATGACCCGGCATGCCACCGGACTTTTCAGCCCGGACCAGAAGAAGGCCCGGGACTTCTTCCGAACCATGGAAATTCAGAGTTCTGCCGCCGCCATCCAGAACCTGCTGCTGGCCGCCACCGCTCTCCGGCTCTCCTCCGTCTGGCTCGGCATCCTCATCTTGATCAATGAAGACGTCCTGAATTTATTTGAAGAGACCGAAGGGGAGCTCATGGCCGTTATCCCCCTCGGTTACAGTGAAAAAGTAAAGGCCATGCCGCCCAAGAAATCCCTTGAGACCAGGGTCAAATATATTCATCGTTGA
- a CDS encoding cytochrome-c peroxidase, translating into MNVPPSLILVLFLLFCPQALHAADPLLGLPPVPIPADNPQTPEKIALGQRLFEDKRFSADGTVSCATCHDREKAFGDALPVSEGVGKQKGTRNAPTVINAVFYKVQFWDGRRSSLEEQAKDPFVNPVEHGLKSHQPILDVIRGDADYPAAFGAVFGVEPASITIDHVVKAIASFERTVVSGNSPFDRYLYGGEKDAMSEAAIRGLAIFRDKGRCQSCHAIEQTDALFTNNQLHNLGVGFKRIEPRLMEIANSLRSAVTRGETIDEKVLTAPDISELGHYVVTFRPSDIGRFKTSGLRNIAVTGPYMHDGSLKTLEEVVELYNKGGEPNPMLDSGILPLDLTAEEKADLVAFLKALTSPEFAHLQTAK; encoded by the coding sequence ATGAACGTACCCCCTTCCCTGATTCTGGTTCTATTTCTGCTCTTTTGTCCCCAGGCGCTTCACGCCGCCGACCCTCTCCTCGGCCTGCCGCCGGTGCCGATTCCCGCCGACAATCCCCAGACCCCGGAAAAGATCGCTCTCGGCCAGAGGCTCTTCGAGGACAAGCGCTTCAGCGCCGACGGGACGGTCAGCTGCGCCACCTGCCATGATCGGGAAAAAGCCTTCGGAGACGCCCTCCCGGTTTCCGAAGGGGTCGGCAAGCAGAAGGGGACGCGCAACGCCCCGACGGTGATCAATGCCGTTTTTTACAAGGTTCAGTTCTGGGACGGCCGCCGCTCCAGTCTCGAGGAGCAGGCCAAGGACCCCTTTGTCAACCCCGTCGAGCACGGCCTGAAGAGCCACCAGCCGATCCTCGACGTCATCCGCGGCGACGCCGACTATCCGGCGGCATTCGGCGCCGTCTTCGGCGTCGAACCGGCGTCGATCACCATCGATCATGTTGTCAAGGCGATCGCCAGCTTCGAGCGCACCGTCGTTTCCGGCAACTCTCCCTTCGACCGCTACCTCTACGGCGGTGAAAAAGACGCCATGTCGGAGGCGGCGATCCGCGGCCTCGCCATCTTCCGCGACAAGGGTCGCTGCCAGAGCTGTCACGCCATCGAACAGACCGATGCGCTCTTCACCAACAACCAGCTGCACAATCTCGGGGTCGGTTTCAAACGCATCGAACCGCGCCTGATGGAGATTGCCAATTCCCTGCGCAGCGCCGTGACCCGGGGGGAGACGATCGACGAGAAGGTGCTGACCGCCCCCGATATTTCCGAGCTCGGCCATTATGTCGTCACCTTTCGTCCTTCCGACATCGGCCGCTTCAAGACCTCGGGGTTGCGCAACATCGCCGTCACCGGACCCTACATGCACGATGGCAGTCTCAAGACCCTCGAGGAGGTCGTCGAACTCTACAACAAGGGGGGCGAGCCGAACCCGATGCTCGACAGCGGCATCCTCCCCCTTGACCTGACGGCCGAAGAAAAGGCCGATTTGGTCGCCTTTCTCAAGGCCTTGACCAGTCCCGAGTTTGCCCATCTGCAAACCGCAAAATAA
- a CDS encoding nucleoside recognition domain-containing protein yields the protein MTETVPDIATRIKTGLREGLLTSVKLFKFVLPLYVVVDLLKGSAAIAALGDFFAPVMGLFGLPGEAAFAFVAAFSLNLYAAIAVMAPLDLTPWQVTQCGLMMGIAHNLILEGGVLAGTGARGGVLTLCRVLIAGLAGLLLELGHTLWGG from the coding sequence ATGACGGAAACCGTTCCCGATATTGCCACCCGGATCAAGACCGGCCTCCGGGAAGGGCTGCTGACCTCGGTCAAGCTCTTCAAATTCGTCCTCCCCCTCTACGTGGTCGTCGACCTCCTCAAGGGGAGCGCGGCCATTGCCGCCCTCGGGGATTTTTTCGCTCCGGTCATGGGGCTCTTCGGACTCCCCGGCGAGGCGGCCTTCGCCTTCGTCGCCGCCTTTTCCCTCAACCTCTACGCCGCCATCGCCGTGATGGCGCCGCTCGACCTCACCCCCTGGCAGGTCACCCAGTGCGGGCTGATGATGGGGATCGCCCACAACCTGATCCTCGAAGGGGGGGTGCTGGCCGGGACCGGCGCCCGCGGCGGCGTCCTCACCCTCTGCCGCGTCCTGATCGCCGGTTTGGCCGGGCTCCTCCTCGAGCTCGGCCACACCCTCTGGGGGGGATAA
- a CDS encoding Tex family protein: MALSNQQLIRVLTTLVEETGLQPAQVNNTVELLREGATVPFIARYRKERTGELDEVEIRTLEERLAYFSELEERKETVLKSIEEQGKLTPELKARIEKTRQKTELEDLYLPFKPKRRTKATIAKERGLEPLAEIIAAQILSTGTPEEAAAPFVDAEKEVPDAAAALAGAGHILAERLAEDADARAVVRSLTWDQALFASRVAPDKVGAVTKFEMYYDYQEPLKAIPSHRMLAMRRGEKEEVLRLSLAPPEEEILLRLKGRLLRGASIFRPLLEAVAVDAYRRLISPSIEVELRLESKKIADEGAIAVFASNLKNLLLLPPAGSKRVLGVDPGLRTGSKLAAVDGTGRFLEHVTIYPHTGAGRIDGAKKELLRLVQSHGIEMIAIGNGTAGREMDLFVKETLREAGVNVPAVMVNEAGASVYSASDIAREEFPELDLTVRGAISIARRLQDPLAELVKIDPKSIGVGQYQHDVSQNALMKALDAVVESCVNFVGVDLNTASYKLLSYVSGIGESLARTIVRHRDETGPFADRKGLLKVPRFGAKAFEQAAGFCRIRQGANPLDNTAVHPENYGVVEAMAADLGVSLAGLAAEPKLAAGIDLKRYVSETVGLPTLRDIVEELKKPGRDPRESFQTVSFRDDIQAIADLREGMILPGTVTNVAAFGAFVDVGVHQDGLVHVSHLSDRFIKDPNDAVKVGQIVQVKVLAVDLPRKRISLSIKEALPGGGAPRTGGGGRPEPKPKPAQPEANSWEKSGFRVKRR; the protein is encoded by the coding sequence ATGGCATTGAGCAATCAGCAACTCATCCGCGTCCTCACCACCCTGGTCGAGGAGACCGGACTGCAGCCGGCCCAGGTGAACAATACCGTCGAACTCCTCCGCGAAGGGGCGACCGTCCCCTTCATCGCCCGCTACCGCAAGGAGCGCACCGGCGAACTCGACGAGGTGGAGATCCGCACTCTCGAAGAGCGTCTGGCCTATTTCTCCGAACTCGAAGAGCGCAAGGAGACCGTCCTCAAGTCCATCGAGGAGCAGGGGAAGCTGACACCGGAGCTTAAGGCACGCATCGAGAAGACCCGGCAGAAGACCGAACTCGAGGACCTCTACCTCCCCTTCAAGCCGAAGCGCCGCACCAAGGCGACCATCGCCAAGGAGCGCGGTCTCGAGCCCCTCGCCGAGATCATCGCCGCCCAGATCCTTTCGACCGGGACGCCGGAGGAGGCCGCCGCCCCCTTCGTCGATGCGGAAAAGGAGGTTCCCGACGCCGCCGCCGCCCTGGCCGGGGCCGGGCACATCCTCGCCGAGCGCCTCGCCGAAGACGCCGACGCCCGGGCCGTGGTCCGCTCCCTGACCTGGGACCAGGCCCTCTTCGCCTCCCGGGTCGCCCCGGACAAGGTGGGCGCCGTTACCAAGTTCGAGATGTATTACGACTATCAGGAACCCCTCAAGGCGATCCCCTCGCACCGCATGCTCGCCATGCGCCGCGGCGAAAAGGAAGAGGTGCTGCGTCTTTCCCTGGCCCCCCCGGAGGAGGAGATCCTCCTGCGCCTCAAGGGGCGGCTCCTGCGGGGAGCCTCCATCTTCCGGCCCCTCCTCGAAGCCGTGGCCGTCGACGCCTACCGGCGGCTGATCTCGCCGTCCATCGAGGTCGAGCTGCGCCTCGAATCGAAGAAGATCGCCGACGAGGGGGCGATCGCCGTCTTTGCCAGCAACCTCAAGAATCTCCTCCTCCTGCCGCCGGCGGGGAGCAAGCGGGTCCTCGGCGTCGACCCCGGACTGCGCACCGGCTCCAAACTCGCCGCCGTCGACGGCACCGGGCGCTTCCTCGAGCACGTCACCATCTACCCCCACACCGGCGCCGGCCGGATCGACGGCGCCAAAAAGGAGCTGCTGCGCCTGGTCCAGAGCCACGGCATCGAGATGATCGCCATCGGCAACGGCACCGCCGGGCGGGAGATGGACCTCTTCGTCAAGGAGACGCTGCGCGAGGCCGGGGTCAACGTCCCGGCGGTGATGGTCAACGAGGCCGGAGCCAGCGTCTACTCGGCCTCGGACATCGCCCGCGAGGAATTCCCCGAGCTTGACCTGACGGTGCGCGGCGCCATCTCCATCGCCCGTCGCCTGCAGGATCCCCTCGCCGAACTGGTGAAGATCGACCCGAAGAGCATCGGCGTCGGCCAGTACCAGCACGACGTCAGCCAGAACGCCCTGATGAAGGCCCTCGACGCCGTCGTCGAGTCGTGCGTCAACTTTGTCGGCGTCGACCTCAACACCGCCTCCTACAAGCTCCTCTCCTACGTCTCGGGGATCGGCGAGTCGCTGGCCCGCACCATCGTCCGCCACCGCGACGAAACCGGACCCTTCGCGGACCGCAAGGGGCTCCTCAAGGTCCCGCGCTTCGGCGCCAAGGCCTTCGAGCAGGCCGCCGGATTCTGCCGGATCCGCCAAGGGGCCAACCCCCTCGACAACACCGCCGTCCACCCGGAAAACTACGGGGTGGTCGAAGCGATGGCCGCCGATCTCGGCGTCTCCCTCGCCGGGCTGGCCGCCGAGCCCAAACTGGCCGCAGGGATCGATCTCAAGCGCTACGTCAGCGAGACCGTCGGACTGCCGACCTTGCGGGATATCGTCGAGGAGTTGAAAAAACCGGGGCGCGACCCCCGGGAGTCCTTTCAGACCGTCTCCTTCCGCGACGACATCCAGGCGATCGCCGATCTCAGGGAGGGGATGATCCTCCCCGGGACCGTCACCAACGTCGCCGCCTTCGGCGCCTTCGTCGACGTCGGCGTCCATCAGGACGGCCTGGTCCATGTCAGCCACCTCTCCGACCGTTTCATCAAGGACCCCAACGACGCCGTCAAGGTCGGGCAGATCGTCCAGGTCAAGGTCCTTGCCGTCGATCTGCCGCGCAAGCGCATCTCCCTCTCCATCAAGGAAGCCCTCCCCGGCGGCGGCGCTCCCCGAACCGGCGGGGGAGGGCGCCCCGAGCCGAAGCCGAAGCCGGCTCAGCCCGAGGCTAATTCCTGGGAGAAATCCGGCTTCCGGGTCAAGCGCCGCTGA
- a CDS encoding FUSC family protein has protein sequence MISRKFRRFFSRNRPQFILALRNTAAALAALAVAVWLRLESPYWAAMTALIVIQPTRGLLFEKSLYRLIGTATGALAGLLLLQERKVTADLSPAESRLMEETLRSLAHLARNPQNDRPPGEKNFLFNSSIISERCIPCSTIL, from the coding sequence ATGATCTCCCGCAAATTCCGCCGCTTTTTCAGCCGGAACCGTCCCCAATTCATCCTCGCTCTGCGCAACACCGCTGCCGCCCTGGCGGCTCTGGCCGTTGCCGTATGGCTGCGGCTGGAATCTCCCTATTGGGCGGCCATGACGGCGCTCATCGTCATTCAACCGACGCGCGGACTGCTGTTCGAAAAGAGCCTTTATCGACTCATCGGAACGGCGACCGGCGCCCTGGCCGGCCTGCTCCTCCTGCAAGAACGAAAAGTAACCGCTGACCTCTCCCCGGCCGAATCCCGGCTTATGGAAGAAACGCTGCGCTCGCTGGCCCATCTCGCCCGAAATCCGCAGAACGACCGGCCCCCAGGGGAAAAGAATTTTCTGTTTAACTCAAGCATCATCTCAGAAAGGTGCATACCGTGTTCAACGATATTATGA
- the trpD gene encoding anthranilate phosphoribosyltransferase — protein sequence MIKKAIARVVEGMDLNEGEMIEVMSQIMSGGSTPAQTASFITALRMKGETVDEITGAARVMRERVTPIHAGRNVLDIDRDEINLDRETILDVVGTGGDGTNTFNISTTVSFVVSACGVKVAKHGNRSVSSLCGSADVIEKLGINLDVTPETVEKCIHEVGIGFLFAPALHGAMKHSIGPRREIGIRTIFNILGPLTNPAGADCQVMGVYQAELVEKLAWVLHRLGCRSGFVVHGMDGMDEITLTRETLLAEITPGGIQLSTIAPKEFGLKRCSMEALRGGDAAANAVTVRAVLQGERGPKRDIVLLNAAYALLATGKATSVREGMERAAAAIDGGQALRQVERLKALTNQGFD from the coding sequence GTGATCAAAAAAGCGATTGCCCGTGTCGTGGAGGGGATGGATCTGAACGAAGGGGAGATGATCGAGGTCATGAGCCAGATCATGTCCGGCGGCTCCACGCCGGCCCAGACCGCATCCTTCATCACCGCCCTGCGCATGAAGGGCGAAACCGTCGATGAAATTACCGGTGCCGCCCGGGTCATGCGGGAACGGGTCACGCCGATCCATGCCGGTCGAAACGTCCTCGACATCGACCGGGACGAGATCAATCTCGACCGGGAAACCATCCTGGACGTGGTCGGCACCGGAGGGGACGGGACGAACACCTTCAACATCTCCACCACCGTCTCATTCGTCGTCTCCGCCTGCGGCGTCAAGGTGGCCAAGCACGGCAACCGCTCGGTCTCTTCCCTCTGCGGCAGCGCCGACGTCATCGAGAAGCTGGGGATAAACCTCGACGTCACCCCGGAAACCGTCGAGAAGTGCATCCACGAGGTGGGGATCGGCTTTCTCTTCGCACCGGCCCTGCATGGCGCCATGAAACACTCCATCGGACCGCGCCGGGAAATCGGCATCCGCACCATCTTCAACATCCTCGGTCCGCTGACCAACCCGGCCGGCGCCGATTGTCAGGTCATGGGGGTCTACCAGGCGGAGCTGGTGGAGAAGCTGGCGTGGGTCCTCCACAGGCTCGGCTGCCGGAGCGGGTTTGTCGTGCACGGCATGGACGGCATGGATGAGATCACCCTGACCAGGGAAACGCTTCTGGCCGAAATCACTCCCGGAGGGATCCAGCTGTCCACCATTGCCCCCAAAGAATTCGGCCTTAAGCGCTGCTCGATGGAGGCCCTGCGCGGCGGCGACGCGGCGGCCAACGCCGTCACCGTCCGGGCCGTACTCCAGGGCGAACGGGGGCCGAAGCGGGATATCGTTTTGCTCAATGCCGCCTACGCCCTTCTGGCAACGGGGAAGGCGACCTCGGTCAGGGAGGGGATGGAACGAGCGGCCGCTGCCATTGACGGCGGCCAGGCCCTGAGGCAGGTGGAAAGGCTTAAGGCGCTGACGAACCAGGGATTCGACTGA
- a CDS encoding metallophosphoesterase family protein codes for MSSEVSRRIFLQQLGAAAAVTALPLSLVEIAWGAGKGESFTFAYISDPHITQIKGTEFVDNFDKGLAKAVLEVNFMFPQPDFVVFGGDLAQLGKPEELDHGMEMLSKLTLPVRYVIGEHDYYLDLGKYWEEKISKLNYSFDHKGVHFVVLNSILTDDDWTHKRWPTAAERMQQMARLDNPDGSPFMVKEAQRNWLKADLAKIDKKTPIVVMSHSPLYKIYKGWNFWTDDAEEVQALLQPFQQVTVLHGHVHQILYNQIGNITFHAMMSTAWPWPYPHSFAGKPSMVPKLTVPMNRADPFHERDATGWSAIDLASGKVTNRLELWENTPRTVAEDEKTGLPADSQYQDPAKRIPPQDHY; via the coding sequence ATGAGTTCTGAGGTCAGCAGGAGAATCTTTTTGCAACAGCTCGGCGCCGCCGCGGCGGTCACGGCCCTCCCCTTGAGTCTTGTGGAGATCGCCTGGGGAGCGGGGAAGGGGGAGAGTTTCACCTTCGCCTACATTTCCGACCCGCACATCACCCAGATCAAGGGGACCGAATTCGTCGATAATTTCGACAAGGGGCTGGCCAAGGCGGTCCTCGAAGTCAACTTCATGTTTCCCCAGCCCGACTTCGTCGTCTTCGGCGGCGACCTCGCCCAGCTTGGCAAGCCCGAGGAGCTCGACCACGGCATGGAGATGCTCAGCAAACTGACGCTGCCGGTGCGCTACGTCATCGGCGAGCACGATTACTATCTCGACCTCGGAAAGTACTGGGAGGAGAAGATCAGCAAGCTCAACTATTCCTTCGACCACAAGGGTGTGCACTTCGTCGTCCTCAACTCCATCCTCACCGACGACGACTGGACCCACAAACGCTGGCCGACGGCGGCGGAGCGGATGCAGCAGATGGCCCGCCTCGACAATCCCGACGGCTCCCCCTTCATGGTCAAGGAGGCGCAGCGCAACTGGCTCAAGGCCGATCTGGCCAAGATCGACAAGAAGACGCCGATCGTTGTGATGTCCCACTCCCCCCTCTACAAGATCTACAAGGGGTGGAACTTCTGGACCGACGACGCCGAGGAGGTCCAGGCGCTGCTGCAGCCCTTCCAGCAGGTGACCGTGCTGCACGGTCATGTCCACCAGATCCTTTACAACCAGATCGGCAACATCACCTTCCATGCCATGATGTCCACCGCCTGGCCCTGGCCCTATCCGCACAGCTTCGCCGGAAAACCGAGCATGGTGCCGAAGCTGACCGTCCCCATGAACCGCGCCGATCCCTTTCACGAGCGCGACGCCACCGGCTGGTCGGCCATCGATCTGGCCAGCGGCAAGGTGACCAACCGGCTCGAACTCTGGGAAAACACGCCGCGCACCGTCGCCGAGGACGAAAAGACCGGGCTGCCGGCCGACTCCCAATACCAGGATCCGGCAAAACGCATCCCGCCGCAGGACCATTACTAA
- the wrbA gene encoding NAD(P)H:quinone oxidoreductase encodes MSVKIQVVFYSMYGHVYTMAEAVAEGTREVPGVEVALLQVPELVPEEALEKSGAAAARKAFAKIPFAKPEGLADADAVIFGTPTRFGNMCAQMRNFLDQTGGLWMKGSLVGKVGSVFTSTATQHGGQETTITSFHSTLLHHGMVIVGVPYAEARLMNMSEISGGTPYGASTLAAPDGSRTPSENELAIARYQGRHVAQITAKLKGSG; translated from the coding sequence ATGAGCGTCAAAATTCAGGTCGTTTTTTACAGCATGTACGGACACGTTTACACGATGGCCGAGGCGGTGGCCGAAGGGACCCGGGAGGTCCCGGGGGTCGAGGTGGCCCTGCTGCAGGTGCCGGAACTCGTCCCCGAAGAGGCCCTGGAAAAATCGGGCGCCGCGGCGGCCCGCAAGGCCTTTGCCAAAATTCCCTTCGCCAAGCCGGAGGGTCTGGCCGACGCCGATGCCGTGATTTTCGGCACCCCGACCCGCTTCGGCAACATGTGCGCGCAGATGCGCAACTTTCTCGACCAGACCGGCGGCCTGTGGATGAAGGGGTCCCTGGTCGGCAAGGTCGGCAGCGTCTTCACCTCCACCGCCACCCAGCACGGCGGGCAGGAAACGACCATCACCAGTTTCCATTCCACCCTGCTGCACCACGGCATGGTCATCGTCGGCGTCCCCTACGCCGAGGCGCGGCTGATGAATATGAGCGAGATCAGCGGCGGCACCCCCTACGGAGCCTCGACCCTGGCCGCCCCCGACGGCTCGCGCACCCCCAGCGAAAACGAGCTGGCCATCGCCCGCTACCAGGGGCGGCATGTGGCGCAGATCACGGCGAAACTCAAGGGGTCCGGGTAG
- a CDS encoding nucleoside recognition domain-containing protein: protein MDALLSAVLGALQLGLKLLLIIVPLVTLFEVLRYFPVFRRAGAAVDPLMRGMGLTRDAAVPLFTGIFLGIAYGAGIIIRVAQEKRLPKRQLFLMGLFLATCHAVVEDTLIFVVIGGNGWIMLGVRIAIAVGLTALLARLWRGGEGIP from the coding sequence ATGGACGCTCTCCTTTCCGCGGTTCTCGGCGCCCTGCAGCTCGGCCTGAAGCTCCTCCTCATCATCGTCCCCCTGGTCACTCTCTTCGAGGTCCTGCGCTATTTTCCCGTCTTCCGCCGCGCCGGAGCCGCCGTCGACCCGCTGATGCGGGGGATGGGACTGACCCGCGACGCCGCCGTCCCCCTCTTCACCGGGATCTTTCTCGGCATCGCCTATGGCGCCGGGATCATCATCCGCGTCGCCCAGGAAAAGCGCCTCCCCAAACGGCAGCTCTTTCTCATGGGACTCTTTCTGGCCACCTGCCATGCGGTGGTGGAAGACACCCTGATCTTCGTCGTCATCGGCGGCAACGGCTGGATCATGCTCGGAGTCCGCATCGCCATCGCCGTCGGCCTGACGGCCCTTCTGGCGCGCCTGTGGCGGGGAGGGGAGGGCATTCCATAA
- a CDS encoding c-type cytochrome translates to MFKGICLILLALALSLPSVAARADEFTEADLKKWQEDFMVVVKEGEKLFHSALGSNAVSCDMCHPNGANNHPETYPKFQKQIGKVVALRDMINWCLKNPLKGTEMAADDPKMVAMEAYITWERRGVPLAPGKH, encoded by the coding sequence ATGTTCAAAGGGATCTGTCTGATACTGCTGGCGCTGGCCCTGTCCCTCCCTTCCGTCGCCGCCCGGGCCGATGAATTCACCGAAGCCGATCTCAAGAAGTGGCAGGAGGATTTCATGGTCGTGGTGAAGGAAGGGGAGAAGCTTTTTCACAGCGCCCTGGGGAGCAATGCCGTCTCCTGCGACATGTGTCATCCCAATGGCGCCAACAACCACCCGGAAACCTATCCCAAGTTTCAGAAGCAGATCGGCAAGGTGGTGGCCCTGCGCGACATGATCAACTGGTGCCTCAAAAACCCTCTCAAGGGGACGGAAATGGCCGCCGACGATCCGAAAATGGTGGCGATGGAAGCCTACATCACCTGGGAGCGGCGCGGGGTCCCCCTGGCGCCGGGGAAGCACTGA
- a CDS encoding mechanosensitive ion channel family protein, which produces MDLSQIAPRLQEWAVLYGIKVLAALAIFVLGRWVVKGLVNLLKKVMTRRGIEPTLISFTSHMGYFLLLTIVVIAALSQIGIQTTSFIAILGAAGLAVGLALQGSLANFAAGVLMIIFQPFKAGDYVEGAGTAGTVEELEIFSCTLRTPDNKRVIVPNGKMLGDNIVNYSALETRRIDLTFGVSYSDDLALVRKVLGEELDKDERVLREPAPQIAVAELGESSVDFVVRPWVKTADYWAVRFDLIEGIKVRFDQEGISIPFPQRDVHLYEEKG; this is translated from the coding sequence ATGGATTTGAGTCAAATCGCCCCCCGCCTGCAGGAATGGGCCGTCCTCTACGGCATCAAGGTCCTTGCCGCCCTGGCCATCTTCGTCCTCGGCCGCTGGGTCGTCAAGGGACTGGTCAATCTCCTCAAGAAGGTCATGACCCGGCGCGGCATCGAACCGACGCTGATTTCCTTCACCAGCCACATGGGGTATTTCCTCCTCCTGACCATCGTCGTCATCGCCGCCCTGAGCCAGATCGGCATCCAGACCACTTCCTTCATCGCCATCCTCGGCGCCGCCGGTCTGGCGGTCGGCCTGGCGCTGCAGGGGTCGCTGGCCAACTTCGCCGCCGGGGTGCTGATGATCATCTTCCAGCCTTTCAAGGCCGGCGACTACGTGGAAGGGGCCGGCACCGCCGGAACCGTGGAGGAGCTCGAAATCTTCTCCTGCACCCTCCGGACCCCGGACAACAAACGGGTGATCGTCCCCAACGGCAAGATGCTCGGCGACAACATCGTCAATTACTCGGCCCTGGAAACCCGCCGCATCGATCTGACCTTCGGCGTCAGTTACAGCGACGACCTCGCCTTGGTGCGCAAGGTCCTCGGCGAGGAACTGGACAAGGACGAGCGCGTCCTCAGGGAACCGGCACCCCAGATCGCCGTGGCCGAACTGGGGGAGAGCAGCGTCGATTTCGTGGTGCGCCCCTGGGTGAAGACGGCGGACTACTGGGCGGTGCGGTTCGATCTCATCGAAGGGATCAAGGTGCGTTTCGATCAGGAGGGGATTTCCATCCCCTTTCCGCAGCGGGATGTGCATTTGTATGAGGAAAAGGGGTGA
- a CDS encoding MarR family winged helix-turn-helix transcriptional regulator — protein sequence MTETNETIHRGNLLFRLALATRHWRQVLDTEIQGSGLTDATWRPLLHLHLLGDGTRQKDLAESLGIKGPSIVRLLDTLLDKGLLRRQEDVSDRRAKLLFLTGDGKLLVNRIQEKVMTLENALFSSFDDGEISRMAEFIERLEANICQAQSSVKP from the coding sequence ATGACTGAAACGAATGAGACGATCCATCGCGGCAACCTTCTCTTCCGTCTTGCCCTGGCGACACGGCACTGGCGGCAGGTTCTGGACACGGAAATCCAGGGTTCAGGGCTGACCGATGCCACCTGGAGGCCCCTTCTTCACCTGCACCTCCTCGGCGACGGCACGCGGCAAAAGGATCTGGCCGAATCCCTCGGCATCAAAGGGCCGTCCATCGTCCGTCTTCTTGACACCCTCCTGGACAAGGGGTTGCTCCGGCGACAGGAGGATGTTTCGGATCGGCGCGCCAAACTCCTGTTTTTGACCGGAGACGGGAAACTGCTGGTCAATCGGATCCAGGAAAAAGTCATGACCCTTGAAAATGCCCTCTTCAGCTCCTTCGACGATGGCGAAATTTCCCGGATGGCCGAGTTCATCGAGCGCCTGGAAGCCAATATCTGCCAGGCACAGAGCTCCGTCAAACCATGA
- a CDS encoding DUF481 domain-containing protein, translating to MKWMRTGLVLFLGFLLVGQAAAEEKKWSDEAELSYVSTGGNTKVTTLAAKNLFKIPFSERFSGSWKLQALYGKSDGVKNAEAYSTELRGDYAHTARLYSFATAGWLQDEFSGIDQRFVYGLGSGYKFLDGPKHFLIGEAGLTYTMDDYTDGTDSQYPGGRLFGQYDYKFSDANKFTQSVEFLPDFDDTQNWLLNSETALTAALNKTFSMKTSYLVKYDHEPVPGLTKTDTILSVALVANFQGM from the coding sequence ATGAAATGGATGCGTACGGGGTTGGTACTCTTCCTCGGTTTTTTGCTGGTCGGCCAGGCCGCAGCGGAAGAGAAAAAGTGGAGCGATGAGGCCGAACTCTCCTACGTGAGCACCGGCGGCAACACCAAGGTGACGACTCTGGCGGCAAAAAATCTTTTTAAAATCCCTTTTTCCGAAAGATTTTCCGGGAGTTGGAAGCTTCAGGCCCTCTACGGCAAGAGCGACGGCGTGAAAAACGCCGAGGCCTATTCCACGGAGCTGAGGGGCGACTACGCCCACACCGCCCGTCTCTATTCGTTTGCCACCGCCGGGTGGCTGCAGGATGAATTCTCCGGCATCGATCAGCGCTTTGTCTACGGGCTCGGCAGCGGCTACAAATTTCTCGACGGGCCGAAGCATTTCCTGATCGGCGAGGCCGGGTTGACCTATACGATGGACGACTACACGGACGGCACCGATAGCCAGTATCCCGGGGGGCGCCTCTTCGGCCAGTACGATTACAAGTTCAGCGATGCCAACAAGTTCACCCAGAGCGTCGAATTCCTGCCGGACTTCGACGATACGCAAAACTGGCTTCTCAACAGCGAAACGGCCCTGACCGCAGCCCTGAACAAGACGTTCTCCATGAAAACCAGCTATCTGGTCAAATATGACCACGAACCGGTGCCGGGATTGACCAAAACCGACACCATCTTGAGCGTCGCCCTGGTGGCCAACTTCCAGGGGATGTGA